The following proteins are co-located in the Calliphora vicina chromosome 2, idCalVici1.1, whole genome shotgun sequence genome:
- the esg gene encoding protein escargot: MHNIEDMLVEKNYSKCPLKKRPVHYHFDEDDTSIIMDTKKSNNNNITVPLKMDNDEPENLSLKKDNCESGAEKHMTSSAEEEMINVSDCCEDEGVDVDHTDDDSMCDDEDEMIDCVDIEDNHSEDTNTTQAAALAAAAAVAAASAAVVVPTPTYPKYGIQPWNFHMSPYTAEFYRTINNPHLAQQISPLRGELLSPSSPSDSIGSLSPPPHHYLSVRASSVSPPMRTDVIHRPIGVRQMPSQSPQHQHRFMPYPLPAYPTHHQSAVSYALGYPPQHHHAPISPAYSESSYYSMRSLTPESLASPVPEDLSVKPNNCHIMKTPQKLNTSIIKTEKIDISPMAQQTTTPASAASTPAKKEKNCPPRYQCPDCQKSYSTFSGLTKHQQFHCPAAEGNQVKKSFSCKDCDKTYVSLGALKMHIRTHTLPCKCNICGKAFSRPWLLQGHIRTHTGEKPFSCQHCHRAFADRSNLRAHLQTHSDIKKYSCTNCSKTFSRMSLLTKHSEGGCQGSLNSANNSSNSSNELNSYPVYNEH; the protein is encoded by the coding sequence atgcatAACATTGAAGATATGCTAGTGGAAAAAAACTATTCCAAGTGTCCTTTGAAAAAACGTCCCGTCCACTATCACTTCGACGAGGATGATACTTCAATAATTATggatacaaaaaaatcaaacaacaacaacataacagTGCCTCTCAAAATGGATAATGATGAGCCCGAAAATTTAAGCTTGAAAAAGGATAATTGTGAATCGGGGGCAGAAAAACACATGACTTCCTCGGCCGAAGAAGAAATGATCAATGTCAGTGATTGCTGTGAAGATGAGGGTGTCGATGTTGATCACACCGACGATGATAGTATGTGTGATGATGAAGATGAAATGATCGATTGTGTGGATATTGAGGATAATCACAGTGAAGATACAAATACAACACAGGCAGCTGCTTTGGCGGCAGCCGCTGCTGTAGCTGCTGCCTCGGCAGCGGTTGTAGTGCCCACACCCACATATCCTAAATATGGCATACAGCCCTGGAATTTCCATATGTCTCCTTATACCGCTGAATTCTATCGTACCATTAATAATCCTCATTTGGCTCAACAAATTTCCCCCCTCAGAGGAGAACTATTATCGCCCAGCTCTCCCTCCGACTCCATTGGTTCACTGTCTCCACCTCCTCATCACTACCTGAGTGTACGTGCCAGCTCTGTTTCCCCACCCATGCGTACAGATGTCATACACCGACCCATTGGTGTAAGACAAATGCCTTCTCAATCGCCTCAACACCAGCATAGATTCATGCCTTATCCTTTGCCTGCCTATCCAACCCACCATCAATCGGCCGTCTCCTATGCCTTGGGTTATCCACCACAACATCATCATGCTCCCATTTCACCAGCATACTCGGAATCTTCCTACTATTCCATGAGATCGTTAACACCTGAATCATTAGCCTCACCCGTGCCAGAAGATCTTTCTGTAAAGCCCAACAACTGCCATATCATGAAGACTCCCCAAAAATTAAATACCAGCATAATCAAAACCGAAAAAATTGATATCTCTCCTATGGctcaacaaacaacaacaccaGCTTCAGCTGCCAGTACACCAgctaaaaaagagaaaaattgtCCTCCTCGTTATCAGTGTCCAGATTGTCAAAAATCCTATTCCACCTTCTCAGGACTCACCAAGCATCAACAGTTCCACTGTCCAGCAGCCGAGGGTAATCAAGTGAAAAAATCCTTTAGCTGCAAGGATTGTGACAAAACCTATGTATCTTTGGGAGCTTTAAAAATGCATATACGCACCCACACTCTACCCTGCAAGTGCAACATTTGTGGTAAAGCCTTCTCGCGGCCATGGTTGTTACAGGGCCATATACGCACTCATACCGGTGAGAAACCTTTCAGTTGCCAACATTGTCATCGTGCCTTTGCTGATCGCTCCAACTTGAGAGCTCATTTGCAAACACATTCCGACATTAAGAAATATTCCTGCACCAATTGTTCCAAAACTTTCTCTCGCATGTCTCTGCTAACCAAACATTCGGAAGGCGGTTGCCAAGGTTCCCTAAACTCTGCAAATAACTCCAGTAATTCTTCAAATGAACTAAACTCTTATCCTGTCTACAACGAGCATTAG